Genomic DNA from Shouchella patagoniensis:
TTCTTGAATTTTTGGATACACGTCATCATCCAGTACCGCCACTGTATCTCCAAGGTGTACACGTTCATGTTCATAAAGCGATAGACGGAACAAATCGATTACTTTACCTGCGTAATTCACCAATGGAGAAGAGGTCGACTCCAAGTATTCAAACGTCTGTTGCAGTAACTTTTCAGGATCCTTCTCATCTGATTGTTCATAAATGCCATAGCGATGTCGTTTGCCGTTTTGGTCTGTTCTTCCCCAAATAAGACGGGCGTGTTCGTCCCCAATCCAATCTTGACCTTTTGGTTTATCCACAGGGTCTCCATTTTCTTTTTTCCAAACTACGTCTTTAAACGTTAACGGTTCACCAGAATCTCCATTTTCGTTTTCTTTAGGCTGACCGTACCCTCTAATAGCTGTTTTGACTCCTGTCATGTCAACGGTGCGCTCAATTTCCTTTACATCTTTATCGTATTCAAACCGCTTCCCCGTGTCGTTTCCTCTTCGAGACAAAATGTCGATGTACCGACCTGCAATTTTGTTTCTGGAAATAGAGACGCGGCATTTTACTTCGCCATGCCATGTATTAAGCAATTCATTTAAAGCGCTTTTTACATTCGAGCTTTCAATCTTAAACGATGCCTCTCCAAGCGCAGAGACTTCCCCTTTTTGCCAACGGGTTGACGAAAGTAAATAATCCAATACTTTATCAGCACTTGCCTTCTCGAACACAGCACTTTTCACATATTCATCTAATAATTCATTGATTGCATGCTCACAAATCGCTGTCTTTAAAGCAACATCTCCGTGGTTATCCTCAACAATCGCAATTTCAAACAATTGGAATTCGTTGTCGTCTTGATCACAAAATGCAACCAAGTTCCCCTCCATAATTCCAAAAGCATGATCGCTATTAGCTAAAACAGTAAATTCTAGCGAATGAACATTATTTAATTGTTCTGTGTGAATCGCTTCTACCACATGCCGTTCATCAAGAACGGCAAGCAGTTGCTCTTCACTATTAAACACGAATAGGTTCATTAATTTCCCCCCTTCCTTTGCTTTAGTACCATTTTTCGTTAAAAACGGCTTCTATTTCTACATTGTCTGGTAAATTAAAATGGTTTTCTCCTTTTTTTAGGAATAAGTCAGTGAATCGTGACCGTAGATCCAGAATTGGCATCGCTAGCTCATCATTGTGACGAATTAACCCCTTTTCCGTATCAATCCAAACCCGATCTCCACTTTTAAACGATCTTATTAATCGGAATGGTTTGTTGTCTTTTTCAATGACAAAATCTGATGAGTCTTCTTCAAATAATATGGCAAAAATAGGCATTGCTTCTGCTGATGCTTCATAATTAATCGTATTGTTTTCGCTATTTAATTGAACCTGCTTCTTCAGACCTGTACCCATAGGTTCAGAAATTTGAAAAATAATCTTGCCTGTCTTCAAAAGCCCTTTACCAGAGAAATCGGTAAAATCAGAAACAAATGCTTTATAGGAAAGCTCTGGTTCATCGAAGAATATAAGTTCTCCTTCTTCCAAAGCCAACAATGGGGCCATCTCTCGCATCATTTTCCTTTGTTCTTCATAACTTTCCGAAAGCATCAGTACGTCTATTTCAATTTGGCGTTCCTCCCAACGCTTATTTGCAGGTATCACACCATTTTTCACTTCTACGTTTGTCACTTTGCGCGGTGGAAGTACTGCCCGATTATCCCCAAGAAGTTTTAACCACTTCGAAAAATTAACTCCATTAAATGAAAACCAAGCATTCATTCATTGTACCCCCTCTCATTAATACCGTCCTCTAGCACGTACTGCCATTTGGCCTCGCCGCCCAAATTCTGCATCCATAAACGGGGCAGTCACTTTTGCGATCTGTTTGCCCTCAAGATGTACGGGGACTTCAACTGTCATTCGCTCAAAACTAGAATTTTGAGCGTTTGAACCAAGGCTTTGGTCTAAACGATCAAGACCTCTGTTAACAAGAGAACCCGCTCCTTGAATATCTGGAAGTGCTAATGCTCTTGTAAAAGCACGTTCGATTGTCGGTATATCATCGTTAATTGAATCTTTAATAGGCCCACCAAAATTTAATCGATGAATATCCTGAAGTGGTCCTTCTTTCGCTGGTGAGAACGGTAGAAAGTCGCGGACTTTTCCGGCGACATCCGAAATCGCGCCAGTTACAGAACTGATTGCACCGCGTATACCATCTGCAATGCTATTTACAATGTTCTTTCCTGCCTCTTTAAAACGACCGACGAAGTTCATGACAGCATCCAGCGCTCTTTGAATACCATCCGAAATTGCTGTGCGGATATTAGTCATTGCAGTTGTTACACTTGTTCGGACTGAGTTAAAAATATTCGTAAATGTAGAACGAATAGCGTTTAACCCTGTTGATACAGCGGAGCGCGCCCCTGAAATCCCAGTTGAAATGAACGATCGAATAAAGTTGATTGCAGTTGTTACTACGCTTTTCACTGTATTAAAGATCGTTGTAAAAATGGTTTGGACTGTATTTAGAGCTGTTGAAATAACCGTTCGCACCATGTTCATTCCTGTTTGTATAATCGTACGAATCAGGTTTATCACAGTCGTGACTGTTTGTGAAATGGCAGAAAAAATCGTCGTAAAGATTGTTCGGACAACGTTTAAAACAGTCGTAATAATCGTGCGAATCATTGTCATTCCTGTTTGGATTATCGTTTTGATTACATTGATTACAGTAGTAACAATAAGCTGAATGGCTGAGAAAATCGTTGTAAAATACAGCTTAACGATGTTCAAATAAGTTGTAATTACAGTTTTAATGAAACTCATTGCACTCGAAATAAAGCTCATAATAAAGTTAATAACGGTGCCAATTACTGTACTAATGGCATTCCAAACCGTTGATATAACAGATTGGATAGCTGGCCATGCTGTTTGCATTAAATTTGAAATGAACCCCATTACTGATTGGACTACAGACCAAATTGTTTGAAACACCGTCTCTATAAGCGGACCAATGAAGGTAAGAGCCGTTGAGACAGCTGATTTAATTGTTTCCCAAACGGAAAGAACCCCATTTTTAAATGTCTCATTTGTATTCCACAAATGAATAAATAAAGCAACCAACCCTGCAATTGCAACAGCAATGAGTCCAATCGGTCCAAGTGAGATCCCAAGAACATTTGATAGAGCTTGAATCGTGCCAATGACGGACATAATCGATTCTTTCAACGGACCAACCGCTTCAAGCGTTGACCCCATTCCGCCAACAAGTTCAAAGAATGCTTCACTCCAATTTCCTTCAGATAAACTTGAACTAATGGAACTGAAACTTTCCGTAATACCAGTAGCAAAATTGGTTGCTTGCGTTTGTACCTCTGTTAATTGTGTGCCTAATGTGGAAACAAGTTGTCCCGCTTCACCAATTTTCGCTGTATCAATTGGCAAGTTAAAGGAATCCATTGAAGATTGGATTCCACTAAAAGAAACACCCATTTCTTCGAGCGAGCTTTTCAACTGGGAAACTTGCTGTTTCGAAGAGGCCATGCTTTCTGTAAGGCTAACAAACGCTCCACCCCAATTTCCCCCTTGAATCTGACTATTGATTGAACTGAACTGTTCACTTATCCCCCCCGCAAGATTTGAAACTTCAGAATGGACTGACCGCATTTGCGTCTCTAATGAACCTAGCTGTTTACCTGCCTGTTCCAATTGCTCAAAACGAATATTAATTCCTAAAGCTTTTCCGGAAAATAAATCCATTACCTTGCTCCTTTCCACTTGCTTGCCTCAACTTCCATATTTCCTTCATCCCATTCGGCTACACTACGGTTCTTTTTATCTTGCACGAACCTCCGAAATGCACTATCTTCCGGTAGCCCGCGGACAAAAACCAAGAACCGCCTCCAGGAAAGGCGGTTCTCTAAACCATCTCTTGTTAAATTCAACCTGTAAAAACGGTAAAAATCGGCTTCAAGAGCTGCCCAAGCCCAAATAATTATCCTTGAATCTTGGTTTTTTTTTGAACCGTGTTTGATGTAGCCGCTGAACCTTTGACATCATAACCCCATAATTTCATAATGTCAGGTACTACATGCTTAAAGACGAAATTTACACCTGCATTTGATTGTTCTAAATGTTTAAGAAACTCTTTTCCTAACATTAACTCGATAAAGTCGTACATTTTCTCTTCTGGTACGGCCATTTGTGTCTTGCCCTTTACCTTTTGTACGCAATGGCGAAAATAGAAGGTCGCAAATTGAAACGGCATTTCCGTTGGAATTTCAAATAAATTTCCGGCGAATTTGACATATTGGTGTTTTTGCTCGTTTAATTCCTCTGCTAAAGCATCATCATAATCAGCTACTAACTGTTCTTGCTGGATTTGCGAAAGCTCTTCGGCTTTTTCATTAAGAATCTGCAAGCGGTCCGTTGAGTTATTCGCCAACATCTGCACCACCTTCGTCGATAATTAATTTTGTATTAACACGAAACTCCCCTGAGAACGTATAGATACCTTCCGATACAGAACCTTCCTCTTCATAAGTTGTAAAAAACCCTGTTAATGCATAACCTGATCCGCTCGCATCTGTATGTTTAATCACAGCCTCTTGTCCAAGTTCAGATACACGCTTAAGCTCTGATTGTCCATCATCTTCCAGCAGCGCAATCCCCTCCATTGAAACTGTTTCACCAACTGAAGCAGCAATAAATTTTTGACGAAAAACGCCGCCGCCTTCTACTGTATCACCAAGACCTGTTACATCCGCTTCTTCTACTTCAAGCGAGTGTGTAAATGATGTTAGTTTCGCTACGATTTGTCCGTTTACTTCAACGCGTGTTCCTGCAAATTTTTTCTCTGACATTATTAATTCCCCCGTTTAGATCAATTTTTTTTGGTGCCGGCACACCTAACGAATGTCGTAGTTTGGTTTTACCTAACCTTGCTACACTACTATCATAATACAGAACAAATGTTCTGTCCTGTCATCTTTCTGCCATTATTCTGCCATTGATTTGTGTTAGTATAGACTTATAAAATAAAACAACAAGAATGATAGATTAATAGTTCTTTTTTCACATCGGTAGCCTAAGATACGGAGGAAAAACTATGAATAAAAGATTTAAAGGACAAGGTTCTTCTCTATTTGTTGAACATGACAAAATTATATTGTCACATGGCAAGAATAAACAATTAACTAGTAAATCTAAGCCTGAAATAGAAATATTCTATTCAGATTTAGATCGGTTAGTTTTAGATAAACCAGGACTCTTCTCGGGATATTGTTATTTTCTAAGAAAAGGATACGAAATTGATTCAATGAAAAAAACGGACATTATGGTGGATGAATATGCTATTACACTTGCTTTTTTTCCACAGTATAAACAGTTTTTAAAAGCACAGGAATTAATTAATCAACATATAATCCGAGCAAGGCAAGAAAACCCTAATAAAAATGTAAAAAAAGATAATCAGAGGAAATTAGTAAGCGAACTGCTTGATAATTCCGATAAAAACATTGAGTTTAAAGGATATTCAGGCAGCATTTGTGTAAGTGCTCGGTCAGTCATCATTAAGTACAAACCAATTTTACATAGAGGGGGAAAAGGTTCAAAATCAATTGATATTGGCCGAATTTCGAGCATATCTATTTCAAAACCTTCCATAACAAGTGGAAAAATACAGATCTTTTATGAAGGTTTTTCAAGCAGAGGATATAGAAGTTTAAATGAAGAACCAAACGAAATAGCTATTACCAACATTAATCACTACAATCAAATGGTCGAGGCTAAGGAACTAATTGAAACACTGCAAGCTTATTATACGAGCGAAGGTCTTTCACTACAGCAAGTTGTAGATTCTTCCCCCGCCGACGAAATTCGCAAATATAAATCCCTTCTTGATGATGGAATTATTTCAGAAGAAGAGTTTGAAAATAAGAAACAAGAGTTGTTAAGGTAAACCACTTAAAAAGGCACAGTTGTCGCTGCACCTTTACTTTCATTCCAGAGGAGAACTTTCATCTTCCCATACGACAAATAGGTAAAATGCAATTTCTTAGATGCACTTTGCTATATTCAGTAAAAAGAAGATTGTTAGGAGGGATTATTGTTGGATAAACAAACAGTATTTAAAGGTCAAGGTTCTGTTCTTACTGTAAAAGATAATAAAATTACCATTAAACATGGGAAAAGAAGACAATTTGCTGATAAAACTAAACCTATTATAGAAGTAGATATCACAGAC
This window encodes:
- a CDS encoding phage tail protein yields the protein MDLFSGKALGINIRFEQLEQAGKQLGSLETQMRSVHSEVSNLAGGISEQFSSINSQIQGGNWGGAFVSLTESMASSKQQVSQLKSSLEEMGVSFSGIQSSMDSFNLPIDTAKIGEAGQLVSTLGTQLTEVQTQATNFATGITESFSSISSSLSEGNWSEAFFELVGGMGSTLEAVGPLKESIMSVIGTIQALSNVLGISLGPIGLIAVAIAGLVALFIHLWNTNETFKNGVLSVWETIKSAVSTALTFIGPLIETVFQTIWSVVQSVMGFISNLMQTAWPAIQSVISTVWNAISTVIGTVINFIMSFISSAMSFIKTVITTYLNIVKLYFTTIFSAIQLIVTTVINVIKTIIQTGMTMIRTIITTVLNVVRTIFTTIFSAISQTVTTVINLIRTIIQTGMNMVRTVISTALNTVQTIFTTIFNTVKSVVTTAINFIRSFISTGISGARSAVSTGLNAIRSTFTNIFNSVRTSVTTAMTNIRTAISDGIQRALDAVMNFVGRFKEAGKNIVNSIADGIRGAISSVTGAISDVAGKVRDFLPFSPAKEGPLQDIHRLNFGGPIKDSINDDIPTIERAFTRALALPDIQGAGSLVNRGLDRLDQSLGSNAQNSSFERMTVEVPVHLEGKQIAKVTAPFMDAEFGRRGQMAVRARGRY
- a CDS encoding SHOCT domain-containing protein; amino-acid sequence: MNKRFKGQGSSLFVEHDKIILSHGKNKQLTSKSKPEIEIFYSDLDRLVLDKPGLFSGYCYFLRKGYEIDSMKKTDIMVDEYAITLAFFPQYKQFLKAQELINQHIIRARQENPNKNVKKDNQRKLVSELLDNSDKNIEFKGYSGSICVSARSVIIKYKPILHRGGKGSKSIDIGRISSISISKPSITSGKIQIFYEGFSSRGYRSLNEEPNEIAITNINHYNQMVEAKELIETLQAYYTSEGLSLQQVVDSSPADEIRKYKSLLDDGIISEEEFENKKQELLR
- a CDS encoding distal tail protein Dit produces the protein MNAWFSFNGVNFSKWLKLLGDNRAVLPPRKVTNVEVKNGVIPANKRWEERQIEIDVLMLSESYEEQRKMMREMAPLLALEEGELIFFDEPELSYKAFVSDFTDFSGKGLLKTGKIIFQISEPMGTGLKKQVQLNSENNTINYEASAEAMPIFAILFEEDSSDFVIEKDNKPFRLIRSFKSGDRVWIDTEKGLIRHNDELAMPILDLRSRFTDLFLKKGENHFNLPDNVEIEAVFNEKWY